The Daucus carota subsp. sativus chromosome 9, DH1 v3.0, whole genome shotgun sequence genome window below encodes:
- the LOC135149257 gene encoding uncharacterized protein LOC135149257 — protein MPEILKQVWDLSDQDNDSMLSLREFCIALYLMEAYREGRPLPPVLPNNIILENTQFPATGQSAAGYGNASLRQNPGMQQIQEMPGPRPVAPVVGGRPPRPVPVPVPQPDEENVQRSRHSAKAKTSQT, from the exons ATGCCAGAGATCTTAAAGCAGGTCTGGGACTTGTCTGATCAAGATAATGACAGTATGCTTTCTTTGAGGGAATTTTGTATTGCCCTCTATCTTATGGAGGCATATAGGGAAGGCCGCCCTCTTCCACCAGTGCTCCCAAATAACATTATTCTTGAAAATACACAGTTTCCGGCTACAGGTCAATCTGCTGCTGGATATGGAAATGCATCTTTGCGACAAAATCCTG GTATGCAACAAATCCAAGAGATGCCTGGTCCACGTCCAGTTGCCCCTGTAGTTGGAGGTAGGCCGCCTAGACCAGTTCCTGTTCCAGTCCCGCAGCCTGATGAAGAGAATGTGCAGCGCAGTCGGCACTCGGCAAAAGCAAAAACTTCCCAAACTTGA